A portion of the Acidisarcina polymorpha genome contains these proteins:
- a CDS encoding oxidative damage protection protein, whose product MVYCAKYKQELEGLDEPPFDSDFGHKIYNNVSKRAWGEWVEHQKMLLNEYRLQPWTRESQEFLVEQMQSYFFGDGAALPKEYVPPSGH is encoded by the coding sequence ATGGTCTACTGCGCGAAGTACAAACAGGAACTCGAAGGCCTCGACGAGCCACCTTTCGACAGCGATTTTGGCCACAAAATCTATAACAACGTCTCCAAACGAGCCTGGGGTGAATGGGTCGAGCACCAGAAGATGCTGCTCAATGAGTACCGGCTCCAACCCTGGACACGCGAGTCGCAGGAATTTCTCGTCGAACAAATGCAAAGCTACTTCTTCGGCGACGGCGCCGCCCTGCCCAAAGAATACGTTCCACCCTCCGGCCATTGA